A window from Pseudomonas sp. MRSN 12121 encodes these proteins:
- the bioD gene encoding dethiobiotin synthase: MSRAYFITGTDTDVGKTTIAAGLLHAARLSGLSTAAGKPVASGCDPTPKGLRNADALALLAECSLPLTYDEVNPLAFEPAIAPHLAAREAGVALTVQALLAPMRQTLTKGADFTLIEGAGGWRVPLADQDNLSDLAMALDLPVILVVGVRLGCINHALLTAEAIAQDGLPLAGWVANIIEPKTSRLEENLATLAERLPAPCLGRVPRLKTASAEAVAEHLQLDLLD, translated from the coding sequence ATGAGCCGAGCCTATTTCATTACCGGAACAGACACCGACGTCGGCAAGACCACCATAGCCGCGGGCTTGCTGCACGCCGCACGCCTTTCGGGGCTGAGTACGGCGGCCGGGAAGCCGGTCGCCTCGGGCTGCGATCCGACGCCCAAGGGGCTGCGCAACGCCGATGCGCTGGCCTTGTTGGCGGAATGCTCGTTGCCGCTGACCTACGATGAGGTCAATCCGCTGGCGTTCGAGCCGGCTATCGCGCCGCATCTGGCCGCCCGCGAGGCGGGTGTGGCGTTGACCGTGCAGGCGCTGCTCGCGCCCATGCGCCAGACGCTGACCAAGGGCGCGGACTTCACCTTGATCGAAGGCGCCGGCGGCTGGCGGGTGCCACTGGCCGACCAGGACAACCTGTCGGACCTGGCCATGGCCCTGGACCTGCCGGTGATTCTGGTGGTGGGTGTACGCCTGGGCTGTATCAACCATGCGCTGCTGACGGCCGAGGCGATTGCCCAGGACGGTTTGCCACTGGCGGGCTGGGTGGCCAATATCATCGAGCCGAAGACCTCGCGGCTCGAGGAAAACCTCGCCACGCTGGCCGAGCGCCTGCCCGCGCCTTGCCTGGGGCGGGTGCCACGCTTGAAGACCGCCAGCGCGGAGGCGGTGGCCGAACACCTGCAACTGGACCTGCTTGACTAG
- the bioC gene encoding malonyl-ACP O-methyltransferase BioC codes for MTDLSLPKLPGNLPDKRQVAASFSRAASSYDSVAQLQRDVGSELLGRLPRDRAPGRWLDMGCGTGHFSRSLGQRFPAGEGLALDIAEGMLEHARPLGGARYFIAGDAERLPLQAQSCELIFSSLAVQWCADFRAVLSEAHRVLKPGGVLAFASLCVGTLYELRDSWRQVDGMVHVNRFREFTTYQQLCAASGLQVLSLETRPHVLHYPDVRSLTHELKALGAHNLNPGRPGGLTGRARIKGLIDAYEQFRQTQGLPATYQVVYAVLEKPQ; via the coding sequence ATGACTGATCTGTCCCTTCCCAAACTGCCTGGCAATTTGCCCGACAAACGTCAGGTGGCGGCTTCCTTTTCCCGCGCCGCCTCCAGCTACGACAGCGTGGCGCAGTTGCAACGCGATGTCGGCAGCGAGCTGTTGGGACGCCTGCCGCGCGATCGTGCCCCCGGCCGCTGGCTGGACATGGGCTGCGGCACCGGGCATTTCAGCCGGTCGCTGGGCCAGCGTTTCCCGGCCGGCGAGGGGCTGGCGCTGGATATCGCCGAAGGCATGCTCGAACACGCCCGGCCTTTGGGTGGGGCGCGGTATTTCATCGCCGGTGACGCCGAGCGCCTGCCGTTGCAGGCGCAGAGTTGCGAGCTGATTTTTTCCAGCCTGGCGGTGCAGTGGTGCGCGGACTTCCGAGCGGTTCTCAGTGAGGCGCATCGGGTGCTGAAACCGGGTGGCGTGCTGGCTTTTGCTAGTCTGTGTGTCGGTACCTTGTATGAATTGCGCGATAGCTGGCGTCAGGTCGACGGCATGGTGCATGTCAACCGCTTCCGTGAATTCACTACCTATCAGCAGTTGTGCGCGGCAAGCGGATTGCAGGTGCTGAGCCTGGAAACCCGGCCCCATGTATTGCACTACCCGGATGTGCGCAGCCTGACCCATGAGTTGAAAGCCCTGGGCGCGCACAACCTCAATCCTGGCCGGCCCGGTGGGCTGACGGGACGGGCACGGATCAAGGGCTTGATCGACGCCTATGAACAGTTTCGTCAGACGCAGGGGCTGCCCGCGACGTATCAGGTGGTCTACGCCGTATTGGAGAAACCGCAATGA